A genomic window from Pecten maximus chromosome 2, xPecMax1.1, whole genome shotgun sequence includes:
- the LOC117322257 gene encoding NXPE family member 3-like has product MSVKESVCFRGILIPSALLTVIGIAFLCSMDTQIWFKQANLPMFRQENLQQQKKECRTDVCRTLPKHALEQIDRYMMFTDFTDFLSLVNISTSVVTIRNDKSDVRIGDDVIVDIDLYNGRGERATRGGDMLRVWLREPTRHASVSGYVIDHDNGSYTGVVKAMWAGNPELMFSIANTKEHIGIFMNIVQKYGLIRFLRAGFIKGKLTESTLCSVIPNIPNVTEYCNFTSQNFNMSFFCGKPKQMNCGDWTVYERASRYSCNTKHTSFFRNYKYFSKSLGMLTVSTGSGTTGESDILCRDVSSTITWQTTNPTGFFYDGKWRSLICKPALSWTYDSYAKCLKNRPVLMTGDSTTRNWYVPLAALLKLRIFVGRHEIKDKAWHKFAEAENKGKSLSMYWSPHEIPFYSWEQNKNNFRSVASRIDDLPGNKSAIIILHWYGHLTRTTPKQYRDHVTSAKHAVVRHLKRSPHSNIFIKGPHSFTYNYFLEPFDYISRVYRQILYEEFKDLQDKVYFIDQWDATVGMENLDIHPKASLNPIMANFVFSFICD; this is encoded by the exons GTTCAAACAAGCAAACCTACCGATGTTTAGACAAGAGAATCTACAACAACAAAAGAAAGAATGCAGAACTGATGTATGCCGGACCTTACCAAAGCATGCGTTAGAACAAATCGATAGGTATATGATGTTCACAGATTTCACAGATTTTCTGTCATTAGTGAACATTTCAACATCAGTGGTAACCATACGGAATGATAAATCGGACGTCAGAATTGGAGATGACGTCATTGTCGACATTGATTTGTACAACGGTAGAGGAGAACGAGCAACTCGCGGAGGTGACATGCTCAGGGTGTGGCTTCGAGAACCTACCCGTCATGCATCTGTATCCGGTTATGTAATTGACCATGACAACGGATCATATACAGGAGTTGTTAAAGCAATGTGGGCCGGCAATCCAGAGTTGATGTTTTCTATTGCAAATACGAAGGAACATATTGGAATTTTCATGaacattgtacaaaaatatgGTTTAATTAGATTTCTTCGAGCAGGATTTATAAAAGGAAAACTGACAGAATCAACGTTATGTAGCGTCATACCAAACATTCCGAATGTAACAGAGTACTGCAACTTTACATCCCAGAACTTCAACATGTCCTTTTTCTGTGGAAAGCCAAAACAGATGAACTGTGGAGACTGGACTGTGTATGAAAGAGCTTCTAGATATTCCTGCAATACGAAGCACACATCCTTTTTTAG GAATTATAAGTATTTCAGTAAAAGTTTAGGAATGCTGACGGTATCCACCG GTTCTGGTACTACAGGAGAGTCGGATATCCTCTGTCGTGACGTCAGCAGTACAATAACATGGCAGACGACTAACCCGACTGGCTTCTTTTACGACGGTAAATGGCGGTCGTTAATCTGCAAACCTGCGCTCTCATGGACGTACGACTCATACGCCAAGTGCTTAAAGAATCGACCGGTTCTCATGACAGGTGACTCTACCACAAGGAATTGGTATGTTCCTTTAGCCGCGCTGTTAAAATTGCGCATATTTGTTGGACGTCATGAAATAAAGGACAAAGCATGGCATAAATTTGCTGAAGCAGAAAATAAGGGAAAATCTTTATCGATGTATTGGTCACCACACGAAATCCCTTTCTACAGTTgggaacaaaacaaaaacaacttcCGGTCTGTAGCATCACGGATAGATGATTTGCCTGGAAACAAAAGCGCAATCATCATATTACATTGGTACGGGCATTTGACTAGAACAACTCCGAAACAGTATAGAGATCATGTAACTAGTGCCAAACATGCTGTAGTGCGTCATTTGAAACGTTCTCCtcattcaaatattttcataaaaggTCCTCACTCTTTCACATACAATTACTTTCTAGAACCATTTGATTACATTAGTAGAGTTTACAGGCAGATTCTGTACGAGGAGTTCAAAGACTTACAAGACAAAGTCTACTTTATCGACCAATGGGATGCAACAGTTGGGATGGAAAATTTAGACATACACCCGAAAGCTTCACTTAACCCGATTATGGCTAATTTCGTGTTCTCTTTTATTTGTGATTGA
- the LOC117322259 gene encoding uncharacterized protein LOC117322259, which translates to MLYYFTAREIEKACPTPVDVMWRIGNEVFCSLLCGITSLMLVYTYVYAPSIGIRAKKRWIAIVTMFQAWRTRRSLCRFCGTSPCQAKRTSWKRFRPRIKNVASFEERSNAMRLFSLGLELSVDLTKELPRDELYWARKYCDQFEEDHMVLFPLCIQRQINDWYPVPY; encoded by the exons ATGTTGTATTATTTCACCGCAAGAGAAATTGAGAAAGCATGCCCAACACCAGTAGACGTGATGTGG AGAATCGGAAACGAGGTATTCTGTTCCCTTCTGTGCGGGATTACCTCACTGATGTTGGTTTACACGTACGTGTATGCGCCGTCGATTGGAATCCGCGCCAAGAAGAGATGGATAGCCATTGTTACCATGTTCCAAGCATGGAGAACTC GCCGTTCCCTCTGCCGTTTCTGCGGAACTTCTCCATGTCAGGCCAAGCGAACATCCTGGAAGCGCTTCAGACCCCGTATCAAGAATGTGGCCAGTTTCGAGGAGCGATCCAATGCCATGAGGTTGTTCAGCCTCGGACTGGAGCTGTCCGTCGACCTGACAAAAGAACTTCCTCGGGATGAGCTGTACTGGGCTAGGAAATACTGCGATCAGTTCGAGGAGGACCACATGGTTCTATTCCCGCTGTGCATCCAGCGTCAAATCAATGACTGGTACCCAGTGCCTTACTAG
- the LOC117322260 gene encoding uncharacterized protein LOC117322260, with product MLYYFIAREIEKACPTPVDVMWRIGNEVFCTLLCGITSLMLVYTYVYAPSIGIRAKKRWIAIVSMFQAWRTRRSLCRFCGTSPCQAKRTSWKRFRPRIKNVASFEERSNAMRLFSLGLELSVDLTKELPRDELYWARKYCDQFEEDHMVLFPLCIQRQINDWYPVPY from the exons ATGTTGTATTATTTCATCGCAAGAGAAATTGAGAAAGCATGCCCAACACCAGTAGACGTGATGTGG agAATCGGAAACGAGGTATTCTGTACCCTTCTGTGCGGTATTACCTCACTGATGCTGGTTTACACGTACGTGTATGCGCCGTCGATTGGAATCCGCGCCAAGAAGAGATGGATAGCCATTGTTTCCATGTTCCAAGCATGGAGAACTC GCCGTTCCCTCTGCCGTTTCTGCGGAACTTCTCCATGTCAGGCCAAGCGAACATCCTGGAAGCGCTTCAGACCCCGTATCAAGAATGTGGCCAGTTTCGAGGAGCGATCCAATGCCATGAGGTTGTTCAGCCTCGGACTGGAGCTGTCCGTCGACCTGACAAAAGAACTTCCTCGGGATGAGCTGTACTGGGCTAGGAAATACTGCGATCAATTCGAGGAGGACCACATGGTTCTATTCCCGCTGTGCATCCAGCGTCAAATCAATGACTGGTACCCAGTGCCTTACTAG
- the LOC117322261 gene encoding uncharacterized protein LOC117322261: MDIKIFLIFMVILNAMQQGPAAYRGLTCVEPEPGFTKRMLYYFTAREIEKACPTPVDVMWRIGNEVFCSLLCGITSLMLVYTYVYAPSIGIRAKKRWIAIVSMFQAWRTRRSLCRFCGTSPCQAKRTSWKRFRPRIKNVASFEERSNAMRLFSLGLELSVDLTKELPRDELYWARKYCDQFEEDHMVLFPLCIQRQINDWYPVPY; this comes from the exons ATGGATATCAAGATTTTCTTGATATTTATGGTAATTCTGAACGCCATGCAGCAAGGCCCTGCTGCTTATCGGGGCCTTACGTG CGTGGAGCCCGAGCCAGGATTCACCAAAAGAATGTTGTATTATTTCACCGCAAGAGAAATTGAGAAAGCATGCCCAACACCAGTAGACGTGATGTGG AGAATCGGAAACGAGGTATTCTGTTCCCTTCTGTGCGGTATTACCTCACTGATGTTGGTTTACACGTACGTGTATGCGCCGTCGATTGGAATCCGCGCCAAGAAGAGATGGATAGCCATTGTTTCCATGTTCCAAGCATGGAGAACTC GCCGTTCCCTCTGCCGTTTCTGCGGAACTTCTCCATGTCAGGCCAAGCGAACATCCTGGAAGCGCTTCAGACCCCGTATCAAGAATGTGGCCAGTTTCGAGGAGCGATCCAATGCCATGAGGTTGTTCAGCCTCGGACTGGAGCTGTCCGTCGACCTGACAAAAGAACTTCCTCGGGATGAGCTGTACTGGGCTAGGAAATACTGCGATCAATTCGAGGAGGACCACATGGTTCTATTCCCGCTGTGCATCCAGCGTCAAATCAATGACTGGTACCCAGTGCCTTACTAG